A section of the Styela clava chromosome 9, kaStyClav1.hap1.2, whole genome shotgun sequence genome encodes:
- the LOC120338969 gene encoding protein RER1-like — protein sequence MEKEDSAPPSTPVTTKIARVYQTCLDRTVPHLIPRWVAFSALYLLYFVRVYILKGWYIVTYALAIYHLNLFIAFLSPKVDPSAYSDDSDDEGPELPTKSGEEFRPFIRRLPEFKFWHSAVKAILIATFCTFFELFNVPVFWPILVMYFIILFCVTMKRQIKHMIKYRYLPFTTGKTKYKGKEDTGKVFSS from the exons ATGGAGAAAGAAGATTCCGCCCCACCTTCTACACCTGTTACAACTAAAATTGCAAGAGTTTACCAGACATGTTTAGATCGAACTGTCCCTCATCTAATTCCAAGATGGGTCGCATTTTCCGCTCTTTATCTACTTTATTTCGTCAGAGTCTACATACTTAAG GGTTGGTACATCGTCACATATGCACTCGCGATTTATCACCTCAATCTATTCATCGCCTTCCTTTCTCCGAAGGTGGATCCGTCAGCTTACAGCGATGATTCGGATG ATGAAGGACCTGAACTACCTACCAAGTCAGGCGAAGAATTCCGTCCATTTATTAGAAGGTTACCAGAGTTCAAGTTTTG GCACTCAGCAGTAAAAGCGATTCTCATCGCCACGTTTTGTACGTTCTTTGAATTATTCAATGTTCCTGTCTTCTGGCCCATCTTAGTGATGTATTTTATCATTCTATTTTGTGTCACAATGAAGAGACAAATAAAG caCATGATAAAGTACCGATACCTCCCATTTACCACTGGAAAGACAAAATACAAGGGCAAGGAAGACACAGGAAAAGTCTTCTCTTCGTAA